Proteins found in one Serratia plymuthica genomic segment:
- a CDS encoding ABC transporter permease subunit — MLLPLASRLLALLAMILLIGLMPWISGRDPALSLLRARSSEQEATPEALNAIRQRFGLDDGPLMLLGRWFSGLLRGDAGNSWISGRPVLEGMLQAAGVSLLLMACALTVALSVALLLALPTLWRGMRGDSRRPAGVLAVALTSLPEFLLAALLLIVGAVWLRWFPPYGWQSLQHVVLPALALGLPAGGLLGLLFSDGMAATFSERWLITWSLAGISRRQRLLAVLRRTLPALLPQIGLVLVGLTGGAIAVEKVFAIPGLGRATLGAAIAQDLPALQCGILILLMIAFSAGFLAQGAHYLLLGRIAASLPNAPQPQHSVKGSYLVAAIAALLLCLLVLSGVIRDPFSSLHMRLQPPSLALPFGADATGRDILARVSQGAVNTSLLALGVSFASLLLGMLFGLMPRLMCGVIELANATPPVVAGLLAIAITGPSAYGAACAVMLVSWAPLAAHCAALLTEARTQPYIRMLPVLGIGRLRTLTHYLLPALLGPLLRHAMLRLPGIALALAALGFLGLGPQPPSAEWGLVLAEGMPYIERAPWGVVTPVAALVLLAVLAVTLANAAGRRRG, encoded by the coding sequence ATGTTGTTGCCGCTCGCCTCACGCCTGCTTGCCCTGTTGGCGATGATTTTGCTCATTGGCCTGATGCCCTGGATTTCCGGCCGAGATCCGGCTCTCAGTCTGCTGCGGGCTCGCTCAAGCGAACAAGAAGCGACACCGGAAGCCCTGAACGCCATTCGCCAACGATTCGGTCTGGATGACGGACCGTTGATGCTGCTTGGCCGGTGGTTTTCCGGCTTGCTGCGCGGGGATGCCGGCAACTCCTGGATCTCGGGTCGGCCAGTGCTGGAAGGCATGCTGCAAGCCGCCGGAGTGTCTCTGCTCCTGATGGCCTGCGCACTCACTGTGGCGTTGTCGGTGGCGCTGTTGTTGGCGTTGCCGACCCTGTGGCGTGGCATGCGCGGCGACAGCCGGCGCCCTGCGGGCGTATTGGCTGTGGCACTGACCTCCCTGCCGGAATTTTTGCTGGCGGCGCTGTTGCTGATTGTCGGCGCCGTCTGGTTGCGCTGGTTCCCGCCCTACGGCTGGCAAAGCCTCCAACACGTTGTTCTGCCTGCGCTGGCGTTGGGCCTGCCCGCGGGAGGATTGCTGGGCCTGCTGTTCAGCGACGGGATGGCCGCAACCTTCTCTGAACGCTGGTTGATCACCTGGAGCCTTGCCGGCATCTCCCGGAGGCAACGTCTGTTGGCGGTATTGCGCCGCACCTTGCCCGCCCTGCTGCCGCAGATTGGTCTGGTGCTGGTGGGGCTTACCGGCGGTGCCATTGCCGTCGAGAAAGTGTTCGCCATTCCCGGCCTTGGCCGCGCGACCTTAGGCGCCGCCATCGCACAGGATCTGCCTGCACTGCAGTGCGGTATCCTGATTCTGCTGATGATCGCCTTCAGCGCCGGTTTCCTGGCGCAGGGAGCGCATTATCTGCTGCTGGGCCGTATCGCCGCGTCGCTGCCTAATGCGCCGCAACCCCAGCACAGCGTCAAAGGCAGTTATCTTGTCGCCGCAATCGCCGCGCTATTGCTGTGTCTGCTGGTGCTGAGCGGGGTCATCCGCGATCCGTTCTCGTCTCTGCATATGCGCCTGCAACCGCCGAGCCTGGCACTGCCCTTTGGCGCCGACGCCACTGGCCGGGACATTCTGGCGCGGGTATCCCAGGGCGCGGTGAACACCAGCCTGCTGGCGCTGGGCGTCAGCTTCGCTTCGCTGCTCCTCGGAATGCTGTTTGGCCTGATGCCGCGCCTGATGTGTGGGGTGATTGAGCTGGCCAACGCGACGCCGCCCGTCGTGGCGGGCCTGTTGGCGATCGCCATTACCGGCCCTTCAGCCTACGGCGCCGCCTGCGCGGTAATGCTGGTCAGTTGGGCACCGCTGGCGGCACACTGTGCCGCGCTATTGACGGAGGCGCGTACGCAGCCCTATATCCGCATGCTGCCCGTATTGGGAATAGGCCGCCTGCGCACGCTGACGCACTACCTGTTGCCGGCGTTACTCGGGCCGTTGCTTCGTCACGCCATGCTGCGCCTGCCGGGGATTGCGTTGGCGTTGGCCGCGCTGGGCTTCCTCGGGCTCGGGCCGCAACCACCCAGCGCAGAATGGGGGTTGGTGCTGGCCGAAGGCATGCCTTATATCGAACGAGCGCCCTGGGGCGTTGTGACCCCGGTGGCCGCCCTGGTGCTGCTGGCGGTGCTGGCGGTCACTCTGGCAAATGCCGCAGGCCGGCGCCGCGGCTGA
- a CDS encoding 3'-5' exonuclease, whose translation MHHLMLDIETLDIKPSAVILVVAAVFFDPKTGQLGAEFENAVSSQKDQPGRTISLDTVAWWAKQSDEARKLAFGGTESLKRVLTSLSRFIHMNGTDRVKVWGNGKEFDCAILEHAFQQLEMPCPWNFWDTQDVRTVITLAELHGFNPKKERPFEGIPHRALDDAKHQARYVADTVSALYYRQASAV comes from the coding sequence ATGCACCATCTGATGCTAGACATTGAAACTCTGGACATAAAACCCAGCGCGGTGATCCTGGTGGTTGCCGCCGTGTTCTTTGATCCCAAAACCGGCCAACTGGGCGCGGAATTCGAAAACGCCGTCAGCAGCCAAAAAGATCAGCCTGGCAGGACCATCAGCCTGGATACCGTGGCCTGGTGGGCAAAGCAGTCTGATGAGGCGCGCAAACTGGCCTTTGGCGGAACCGAAAGCCTGAAGCGCGTACTGACCAGCCTGAGCCGTTTTATCCATATGAACGGCACCGACAGGGTGAAAGTCTGGGGGAACGGTAAGGAGTTCGACTGTGCAATCCTCGAGCATGCTTTCCAGCAGTTGGAAATGCCCTGTCCGTGGAATTTTTGGGACACGCAGGACGTGCGTACGGTGATCACCCTGGCTGAACTGCACGGTTTCAACCCGAAAAAGGAACGCCCCTTCGAAGGTATACCGCATCGGGCGCTGGACGACGCCAAACACCAGGCACGCTATGTGGCGGATACGGTTTCTGCACTTTATTATCGCCAGGCCTCCGCCGTGTAA
- a CDS encoding multidrug effflux MFS transporter, with product MQKFLFLLLSLVLLGPLGIDLYLPTIPAIALGLDSSEALIQSTISLFILVLGLGQVIAGPLVDNYGRKPVALAGIVIYMIGAAMAALATTPTVFVASRLLQGVAVCCTAVVAFSGVRDRLNGDDAARAYGFLNGTLNIIPALAPLLGGLLAEAFGWRAPFWFLVCYALAVLVLIALRLPETRPADTVRVKGLPMRQYARILSDRNFLSFAVVNSGAMGMALIYVSLAPNVLMGTAGLTPLQFSLVFGANGFWIMLVSFLANRIIHKVGRPICLATGGVLMGIGCIGLLLGVSLLSGAVQTHWLAYMLPVAFACAGLAFVMGPATSYALEPYSNEAGVASALVGFVQMAGGAALGLLAMAMPLQPKLSLALVMLAGCLLALHARQRSKQIKGRLKTIA from the coding sequence ATGCAAAAATTTCTGTTTCTGCTTCTTAGCCTGGTGCTGCTCGGCCCACTGGGCATCGATCTCTATCTGCCGACCATTCCCGCGATCGCACTTGGCCTTGACAGCAGCGAAGCGCTGATTCAGTCCACCATTTCACTGTTCATCCTGGTGTTGGGTCTTGGGCAGGTTATCGCCGGCCCGCTGGTGGATAACTACGGCCGCAAACCGGTCGCGCTGGCCGGTATTGTCATCTACATGATCGGCGCGGCAATGGCCGCACTGGCGACCACGCCTACGGTGTTTGTTGCCTCACGCCTGCTGCAGGGCGTGGCGGTGTGCTGTACGGCGGTAGTGGCGTTCAGCGGCGTACGTGACCGCCTGAATGGCGACGACGCCGCGCGCGCCTACGGTTTTCTCAACGGCACGCTGAATATTATTCCTGCGCTTGCGCCGCTGCTCGGCGGGCTGTTGGCGGAAGCATTCGGCTGGCGCGCCCCATTCTGGTTCCTGGTTTGCTATGCCCTCGCCGTGCTGGTGCTGATCGCCCTGCGCCTGCCGGAAACCCGGCCGGCGGATACCGTTCGGGTCAAAGGATTGCCGATGCGGCAATATGCGCGCATCCTCAGCGATCGCAACTTCCTGTCCTTCGCCGTAGTGAACTCCGGGGCGATGGGGATGGCGTTAATCTATGTTTCGCTGGCGCCTAACGTGCTGATGGGTACCGCCGGACTGACGCCGCTGCAGTTCTCGCTGGTATTCGGCGCCAACGGCTTTTGGATCATGCTGGTAAGTTTTCTCGCCAACCGCATTATTCACAAAGTCGGCCGGCCGATTTGCCTGGCGACCGGCGGAGTATTGATGGGAATCGGCTGTATTGGGCTGCTACTGGGCGTCAGCCTGCTTTCCGGCGCGGTGCAAACGCATTGGCTGGCGTATATGCTGCCGGTTGCCTTCGCCTGTGCGGGCCTGGCGTTTGTGATGGGCCCGGCGACCAGTTATGCGCTGGAGCCGTACTCCAATGAAGCCGGCGTCGCTTCGGCGTTGGTGGGCTTCGTACAGATGGCCGGCGGCGCAGCGTTGGGCCTGTTGGCAATGGCGATGCCGTTGCAACCGAAGCTGTCGCTGGCGTTGGTGATGCTGGCGGGTTGCCTGCTGGCGCTGCACGCACGGCAACGCAGCAAGCAAATAAAAGGTCGGTTGAAGACAATTGCCTGA